The following proteins are co-located in the Triticum aestivum cultivar Chinese Spring chromosome 1A, IWGSC CS RefSeq v2.1, whole genome shotgun sequence genome:
- the LOC123148538 gene encoding uncharacterized protein — translation MASVKLAAALALVAVCAALAATPATAYPPPESCATQGSYFINCLRRGFGERCCAMVENPRCFCQVEREAEIRCVPGRSCPSRGGIAKVVKIAEMHLSCMRNLKCKRA, via the coding sequence ATGGCGTCCGTGAAGCTCGCCGCCGCGCTCGCTCTTGTCGCCGTGTGCGCCGCGCTCGCGGCGACGCCGGCCACGGCGTACCCGCCGCCCGAGAGCTGCGCGACGCAGGGCAGCTACTTCATCAACTGCCTTCGCCGCGGGTTCGGCGAGAGGTGCTGCGCCATGGTGGAGAACCCCAGGTGCTTCTGCCAGGTGGAGCGGGAGGCCGAGATCCGGTGCGTGCCCGGGCGGAGCTGCCCGAGCCGTGGTGGCATTGCCAAGGTCGTCAAGATCGCCGAGATGCACCTCTCCTGCATGAGGAACCTCAAGTGCAAGCGTGCCTAA